The nucleotide window CTCTGGCGGAACCGACCATGCCTGTTCTTGGAGAAGGTTGAATGATCAGGGACAGGATCGGTCAGATCCAGGCGGCAAAACCACCGATAGGCAAGATTGAGATGAACTTCATCACAGAGGCGACGCTCGGACCGGATCCCCATGATATAGCCAACCAGCAGCATCCTGATCATCAGTTCTGGATCGATCGAGGGACGACCGATGGAACTGTAGAATGGCGCCAGCTGGAGCCCCGCAAAAACCTCTCACAATTTGGTCGGGTGTGTGATTCCCTGATGTCATGGGGGATATGGCATGAATCCAAGCAATCTTTTCGGTTTGCCCGAGCATCTTGAACGTCTGAGCAAGCATGGTGATCCTCTTGAGGTTCTCGATGCCACGATTGACTTTGAGTATTTTCGTGTCTGGCTTGTTGAAGGTCTCGGCTACGGTGATGGGTCCAAGGGCGGTCGCCCTCCGTTTGACCCTGTGTCCATGTTCAAGGTTTTGATCCTGCAGGCTCAGCACAATTTGTCCGATGCCAAAATGGAATTCATGATCCGTGATCGCCTGTCCTGGATGCGGTTTCTGAACTTTGAATTGGGGGGCTCCACTCCCGACGAGAATACCATCCGTCATTTCCGCAATCGCATGACGGAGACCGGTACCCTGAAGCGCGTCATGAAGGCCTTTGATTGGCAATTGCACAAGAAGGGCTACATCCCTATGTCGGGACAGATAGTGGATGCCACTTTGGTTCCCGCTCCCAAGCAACGCAATACCGATGGCGAGAAGGAGGCGGTCAAGGAAGGCAAGTCTGCCAAAGAGATTTGGCCAGATCAGCCGAATAAGGCCGCGCAAAAGGATACCAATGCTCGCTGGACACTGAAGATTGGCGGAAAAGTGCGCTATCGGCCAGACGGAACACCATTGCCTCAGATTGCCCTTCCAGTATTTGGCTACAAGAGCCATATCAGCATTGATCGCAAATTCGGCTTCATAAGGGGCAGCATGGTGACGTCGGCCGCTGATGCGGACGGGCGTCAGTTAAGATATGTCTTGTGTAAGGACAATACTGCCTCCGATGTCTGGGCTGATAGTGCCTATCGTTCTCAGAGCAATGAGAA belongs to uncultured Cohaesibacter sp. and includes:
- a CDS encoding IS5 family transposase, which produces MNPSNLFGLPEHLERLSKHGDPLEVLDATIDFEYFRVWLVEGLGYGDGSKGGRPPFDPVSMFKVLILQAQHNLSDAKMEFMIRDRLSWMRFLNFELGGSTPDENTIRHFRNRMTETGTLKRVMKAFDWQLHKKGYIPMSGQIVDATLVPAPKQRNTDGEKEAVKEGKSAKEIWPDQPNKAAQKDTNARWTLKIGGKVRYRPDGTPLPQIALPVFGYKSHISIDRKFGFIRGSMVTSAADADGRQLRYVLCKDNTASDVWADSAYRSQSNEKWLASNMLTSQVHRRKPAGKPMPMATSRANAKKSSIRARVEHVFAHQKNRYGLFIRTIGIARAETKLTLANLAYNFDRLIFHERRSAMA